Genomic DNA from Chthonomonadales bacterium:
TGCCCGTGCCGATCTCCAGGCCGCGCCCGCAGCGCACGGGCCGTGGAGCCACCCCATAGACGAACTCCGCAAGCGACGCGACCGCCAGGCCGCTCTGCTGCTCGCTCACACCGGTCTCCTCCCTCACGTCTTGACCAACTCGCGGACGGCGCGTACGGCTCCGCTGGCGTTGTCGCTGAAGCCGTCGGCCCCGATCTCCTCGGCGAAACGCTGGGTCACCGGGGCGCCGCCCACCATCACCCTCACCTGCCCCCGCAGCCCCGCCTGCTCCACCGCCTCCACCGTCTGCTTCATCCCCGGCATCGTCGTGGTCAGCAGCGCCGACATCGCGATGACCTGGGCGCCACGCTCCCGCGCCGCCTCCACGAA
This window encodes:
- a CDS encoding cobalamin-dependent protein (Presence of a B(12) (cobalamin)-binding domain implies dependence on cobalamin itself, in one of its several forms, or in some unusual lineages, dependence on a cobalamin-like analog.), which codes for FVEAARERGAQVIAMSALLTTTMPGMKQTVEAVEQAGLRGQVRVMVGGAPVTQRFAEEIGADGFSDNASGAVRAVRELVKT